A region of the Mycoplasma capricolum subsp. capricolum ATCC 27343 genome:
AAAAAGAAGGAGAGACTAATTAGTATGTTTAATTTTCAATTATGAAAGAATTCATTTAAAAACACTTTAATAGTTTGATTATTTTGTATTCCCTTTTTTAGTTTTATATCTATTATTTTATTAATTTCTATAAAGTCAAATAGTAATTCAATAAGTATAACTGCTTATCAAACTATTTTAAGAATTCTTTTTGATCAATATGGTATTTTAATTATTTCTACTTTTTTAATTTCAGGAACTATTTCTTTAATGACAAGACCAATTGAAAAAGGTCATTTAACTTATATACTTTCATCTAATTTATCTAGAACTAATATTGTTTTAAGTAGATTGTTATACTTTTTATTTAGTATTACAGTTTATGTTTTTATTGTTTTTTTAATAAATGCAGTGTTTATGAAAATTAATCATATAAAAACAGAAGAAATTAATTTAAAAAACTGAGCTTTACAATGCTTTTCATTTTGAATGATGGTATGTGCAATTGGGTCATTGTGTTTTATGTTTAGTTGCATTTTTAATAAAGGAACTTGAGTATTAATTTTTAATGGGGCTATTTTTACAATTTTTGTTGCTAGTGATGTAATTAGTCAAGTTGGTAAAGCTTTAGATAGACAATTTCTAATTGATTTTAAAAATTTTACTATATTAAGTTTAATAGATTTTAATAGACTTTCTGTTAAAACTGTTTCTGAATTTTATATTAGTTATGTAATATTAGTAGGAATTATAATTTTATCTTCTAGTATTGCAATTATTAGTTTTACTAAAAAAGATTTAGCATTATAAAAAAGAGAAGATTTATTATTAATCTTCTCTTTTTTATTGTTCTTGTTTTCTAGATGCTTTTTGTTTTTTAATAAGTTTATAAGATAAAAAACCAGCTCCAGTTAAAACTACAACTCCAGCTAAAACTGCTCCAACTGTTTCAGCAATTTTATGAGTATTTTTATATTCTAAAACAACACTATCGTTTTTATTTGATTTTAAAGTAATAGTTGCTTTTTTACTTCCAATTTTAATATCAACATCAGTTTCTTTAAGTTTTTTATCATTTTCTAATTTATTAATTTCATTAACTCTTTTAATAATTTCACTACTTGTTGGTCTTTTATTAAAGTTACCAAGTTTTGTATTTTTAATTAAATTAGCTAGTGTTTTAGAATCGTTTTTTTCTTGCTTTTTAGCTTCAGATTTTAAAACAATATTATTAGTATCATTATTAATACTCAAACTAGAACTTAAAAAAACACTAGTAGAAATTGATGTTAAGATAGCTAGAAGACTTAATATTTTTTTCAAAAAATCACCTCTATTTTTAAAATAATTTTCTTAATTATTATTTTATATTCACAAACTATAGAAAATCAATTTATATTTTAAGGTTATTTATTTTGAATTACTTTAGTTTGTTTTAAAATTTTTGCAGTTTTTGAAGTAATTAAATTATTAATTAAAAATTGAGCTGTAAATAAATAAATTCAAAATATTACCATTACTAAAGTATTAATACCAGAAATTAAACTACTATATTCCATTACTTGTTGAGATTTAGCAAATAATGCAACAAAGTTTGCTCCAGTTGTAATTGCTCAAATAAATCCAGGTAAAACTATGTTATTAACTATTAGTTTTACTGATAATTGTTTTCCTGATCTATAATTATCAACTAAAGTTGCTAATGCATACATTACTAAACAAGTTGTTAGTACTAAATAAGCTAAAGCACCAAATCATTTAGTCATTAATGGGGCTGTAAATGGTTGGGCAATATTTCCAACTTGAGCAATTCCAACACAACCAGCAGTTAGTGTCATAAATGCTAGTAATAATAATGAATAGTAAGTAATTGCAGGTTTAATTAATATATGCTTGTTAATTTTGTAATCTTTTTTAAAGAAAATATAAAATGCATGAAAAATGATTGCAAAAATTACTCATAGCATAATAAATGAACCAATTGTAACTAAAGCAGTAATGTTTGAAGAATTTTGAGTAATTAGTTGTAATAAAACACCACTAATTATTCCAGATAATAAAATACTTGGAAGTAAAGCAAATAACAAGAATAATGAAAAACGCGAAATTTCTATACTAAAGATTTTTCACCCTAATTTTTTAGAATCTTTAGACATTGCTTCATAATATTTAACAAAATATCTTGAACTATAAGAAGAGTATTCAAATCCACGTTTTATATCATAAAACATTTCATCTCCTCTTCCATTATTCATTGCACGTCTTTTTTCTTTAAGATACATTTCTTGAATTGATTCTAATACTGAAATACAACCATTTTTAAATACTGTGACATCACCAAATTTAATTAATGTTTTATAAATTTCATTCATTAAATTAGTTAAAAATACAGGTTTAAATGCTAGTGATGAATATGATGAATAAGCTGTTTTAACTCCTTCAAAATCACCTTCACTAATTTTTGTTTTTAAATTTTCAACAAATTCTATAGTTTTACTATAGTTAAATAAAACATTCATATCTCTATTTTTTAAATATGATTTAATGCCAATAATTGTATTAAATAATAATTGTTTTAATAAAGGTATAAACATAGCAAAAACCCCCCCAACTAAAATAAGTTTAAAAGGACTTAGTAATGTATATAATAATGAGTCTGGAGCCATAAATCCAGTTAATTTATAACCAGACTGATTAATGGCGTTAACTCAGTCTGTTCATGATGTTGATCCATTAAAAGCAGCTACTTTTTTTCCTCATTCACTACTTTCACCTAATTTTTCAATTAAAATAGTTTTTCAATTATTAACTCATGCAGAAGTTGAAGTCATTAGTGAGAAAAATGAATCTTTACCATCATTTTTTACACCTCTAATTGCATAAATAGCAACCCCGTCAAGTCAAGCTGAATAACCAAAATAAATTACTGCAACAACTAATAAAATAATTGTTAATTTAACGGTTTTTTTCATTTAAACTCCTTTTCTACAAAAGTAATTATATAATTTTGCAAAATAAAAAAGGTATTTTCTACCTTTTTACTCAATTACAATGTTGACAATTCGATCAACAACTGCTATATATTTTAAATTCTTATGACCTTTAATAAATCTAATAATGTTTTCATTTTCTTGTGCTAATTTTATTAAAGTTTCTTTATCTGTTCCTTTTTCAACTTCAATTGTTGATCTTAATTTTCCATTAACTTGTAAAGCAATAACAACAGTATTTTTAACTATTTTAGTTTCATCAAATTCTGGTCAAGCTTGTAAAGTTACACTAGAATTATTTCCTAATTTTTCTCATAATTCTTCAGCTAAATGTGGAGAAAATAAACTTAACATTTTTACAAAACCTTCAATATATGGCTTATAAACTGTAGATAGTTCTTCTTTATAAATTGCATTTACTAAAACCATTAACTGACTAATTGCTGTGTTAAATTTCAATTCTGTAATCATTTGAGTTACTTTTTTAACTACATCATTATAAACATAATCTAACTTATGATTATTGGTATTACTAAACTCAATTTTATTAATCATTCTATAACAACGATTTAATCATTTCAAACTAGCATCTAATCCATCAAAACTTCAAGGTAAACTAGCATCTAATGGCCCCATAAACATTTCATACAATCTTAAAGCATCAGCACCATGTGTATCTATTACATCATCTGGATTAATAACATTTCCTCAAGATTTAGACATTTTTCTATTATCAGGTCCTAATATCATTCCTTGATTAAATAATCGTTGAAATGGTTCACTTGTTGGTAATAATCCTAAATCATATAAGAAATGAGTTCAAAATCTAGAATACAATAAATGACCAACTGCATGTTCTTGACCACCAATATACAAATCAACTGGTAATCATTTTTCTAATCTTTTTTTAGCTTCATCACTAGTTAAATCAATTAAATTATTTTTTGAATTAGCTAAAATATAAGCAATAAAGTATCAACTTGATCCAGCAGATTGAGGCATAGTATTAGTTTCTCTTTTATATTCTCTATCGCCAATTTTTACATTTACTCAATTTTTAACATTAGCTAAAGGACTTTCACCAGTATTAGTTGGTTTTATATAATCAGTTTTTGGCAAAGTAATTGGTAGATCATCATCTTCAACTAAAATAATATTATTATCTTTATCATATAAAACTGGGAATGGTTCACCATAAAATCTTTGTCTTGAAAATAACCAATCTCTTAATTTATAATTAGTTTTTTTCTTACCTAAATTATTTTTTTCAATATAATCATGAATTACTTGCAAACTTTGAATTCTATCAAGATCATTTAAAAATTCTGAATTAATATGTTTTCCTTCACCAACAAAAGCTTTAGATTCATCCTTTGTACTAATTACAAATCTAATTGGCAAGTTAAACTTAGTAGCAAAATCTCAATCTCTTTTATCATGAGCAGGAACAGCCATAATAGCTCCTGAACCATAATCATTTAAAACATAGTCACTAATTCAAATTTGAATTTGTTCTTTAGTTAATGGGTTAATAGCATAACTACCGATAAATACACCTGTTTTAGTTTTTGATTCATCTTTTCTTTCAATTTCAGATTTATTTGCAGTTAGTTCAATATATTTTTTAACTTCATCTAATTTATTTGGTGTTGTTAGTTTTAAAACAAGTTCATTTTCTGGAGCTAAAACAATATAAGTTGCTCCAAAAACAGTATCAGCTCTGGTAGTAAAAACTGGAATGTTTATATCATTTGATTTAAAGTTTATTTCACATCCTTCAGATTTACCAATTCAATTTCTTTGCAATTCTTTTACAGAATTTGGTCAATCTAAATTATCTAGACCTTTTAAAAGTTTGTCTGCATAATCAGTAATTTTTAAAACTCACTGACGCATTTTTTTCTTAACTACAGGATATTCTCCTCTTTCACTAACCATTAAACCGTCTTTTTCAATAATTTCATCATTTGCTAAAACAGTCCCTAGTTCTTGACATCAATTAACATCAATATTTCTATTTTCAGCTAAACCTTTTTTATAAAGTTCTTTAAATATTCATTGTGTAACTTTATAGTAATTTGGATCAGCTGTGTTAATTTCTTTATCATAATCATAACTAAAACCCATTTTAACAAGTTGAGCTTTAAAATTTTCAATATTTTTTAAAGTAAAGTCTCTTGGGTCATTTCCTGTTTTTAAAGCATATTGTTCAGCTGGCAAACCAAATGCATCTCAACCAATTGGGTGTAAAACATCATATCCTTGCATTCTTTTAAATCTACTATAAACATCAGTTGCTGTATATCCTTTAATGTGACCAACATGTAATCCAGCTCCACTTGGATAAGGAAACATATCTAAAACATAAGCTTTTTTGTGATTACTATCAGTAGTTTTATAAACATTATTTTCTTTTCAATATTTTTGTCATTTTTTTTCAATGGCTTTGTGTGAAAAATCCATATATTAACTCCTTTACTATAATTAATTAAAATTTGTTATTAAAATGTTTAAGCAAGAAAATGAGTAACTATTTATTAATTATATAAAAAAGTAAAAAAAAAGACACCAATTGGTGTCAAAATTAATATTCATATGGTCGGAATAATTGGACTTGAACCAACGACCTCTCCGTTATCAGCGGAGTGCTCTAACCAGCTGAGCTATATTCCGAATAACAAAATAATATTATATTTTTTTTGTTATAAATTCAAGATATTATTTTAATTTTTAAATATTATTTTGTATTGTCTCTTTTTTAATAGTTTCAACTATAAATGTTGATTTGTTTAAATCTCTTCTAACAATTATAGCATATTTTTTATCATTTATAGTAACTGAAACACTTTGAGAAATAATTAAACCTGAATTTTCCTTTTTAGTTTCACTAAATTCAAATTTATTAAATCTTTGTTCACTAAAATGTTTTTCTAAGCTAGTTGTAAAGTTTGGCTTCTTATTTAAGTTTATAATAATATTATTTAAAAGTCCAGCAAACCATTTCAAACTATCCTGTTTTTTTTCTTCATCACTTGGAATTAACTTATTAAATAAAAGATCTATTAATGAATTTGTGTCTTTTTTCATCCCACTATCAGTTAAACCTATAATCTCTTTAAATTTATTGGGATTTTCTAAAATAATAGAAAATAAATTTCTTTTATCTTCTTTTCCATTATTTCATTTATATTGGTATTCAAAAATACCTTTTATAAAATTCTTTAAAGAAATTATACTAAACCCATAAGCTTTGTCAAGATCTTTTAGTTTTGAATCAGATGAATCTGAATTAGAAACTTCATTTAAAATTTCAGTTATAGATTTATCTAGATAATAACTACCAAAGTTAGGATAAGTTTCTATTTTAATAAAATCTGATAATTTTATACTAAATAAGTTTTGAATATTCAAATGAACATTGTTTGGAAATATATTTCTTAAACTAATGGCAACTTTTTTAAAATAGGGGAATATAAAATTTAAAGCTGCTGGAATTTTAATATTAAATTTTTCTAAAACTAGTTTTGTTACAGAATCATTTGTTAATGTTGCAATAGTATCAAATGTTTGTTCAACTTTTCCATCATATATATATTCAAAGAAATTTTGACCAAGAATTGGAATTAAACTTTTAATACCTGATTTAACTAAAGAAAAAGTAGGTTCATTTTTAATAAAATTATCTATTTTTGTTGAAATATCATCAAATTTAACAAATTTTTCTAATATTGTCTTAATAAAATTGACTGTTCCATTATTATCTTTAAACAAACTTTTTAATAATTCATCTAGCTTTAAATTTTTTAATATTATTGAAATATTTTGCACAACTTTAACAAAGTTATCATCAATAATTGGTTTATTTGATATAAAAGAATCAA
Encoded here:
- a CDS encoding ABC transporter permease, which translates into the protein MFNFQLWKNSFKNTLIVWLFCIPFFSFISIILLISIKSNSNSISITAYQTILRILFDQYGILIISTFLISGTISLMTRPIEKGHLTYILSSNLSRTNIVLSRLLYFLFSITVYVFIVFLINAVFMKINHIKTEEINLKNWALQCFSFWMMVCAIGSLCFMFSCIFNKGTWVLIFNGAIFTIFVASDVISQVGKALDRQFLIDFKNFTILSLIDFNRLSVKTVSEFYISYVILVGIIILSSSIAIISFTKKDLAL
- the leuS gene encoding leucine--tRNA ligase: MDFSHKAIEKKWQKYWKENNVYKTTDSNHKKAYVLDMFPYPSGAGLHVGHIKGYTATDVYSRFKRMQGYDVLHPIGWDAFGLPAEQYALKTGNDPRDFTLKNIENFKAQLVKMGFSYDYDKEINTADPNYYKVTQWIFKELYKKGLAENRNIDVNWCQELGTVLANDEIIEKDGLMVSERGEYPVVKKKMRQWVLKITDYADKLLKGLDNLDWPNSVKELQRNWIGKSEGCEINFKSNDINIPVFTTRADTVFGATYIVLAPENELVLKLTTPNKLDEVKKYIELTANKSEIERKDESKTKTGVFIGSYAINPLTKEQIQIWISDYVLNDYGSGAIMAVPAHDKRDWDFATKFNLPIRFVISTKDESKAFVGEGKHINSEFLNDLDRIQSLQVIHDYIEKNNLGKKKTNYKLRDWLFSRQRFYGEPFPVLYDKDNNIILVEDDDLPITLPKTDYIKPTNTGESPLANVKNWVNVKIGDREYKRETNTMPQSAGSSWYFIAYILANSKNNLIDLTSDEAKKRLEKWLPVDLYIGGQEHAVGHLLYSRFWTHFLYDLGLLPTSEPFQRLFNQGMILGPDNRKMSKSWGNVINPDDVIDTHGADALRLYEMFMGPLDASLPWSFDGLDASLKWLNRCYRMINKIEFSNTNNHKLDYVYNDVVKKVTQMITELKFNTAISQLMVLVNAIYKEELSTVYKPYIEGFVKMLSLFSPHLAEELWEKLGNNSSVTLQAWPEFDETKIVKNTVVIALQVNGKLRSTIEVEKGTDKETLIKLAQENENIIRFIKGHKNLKYIAVVDRIVNIVIE